A region of Fibrobacter succinogenes subsp. succinogenes S85 DNA encodes the following proteins:
- the mqnE gene encoding aminofutalosine synthase MqnE has protein sequence MSRISEQEALDLFLNAPLDELCARANAEKEARHGKSVYWVNNRQINYTNVCVLHCKFCAFSRIKKDSPTAYDWNYETIRDKAAEAISKGARELHIVGGLHPDHPFDYYIEMLRKLRKEFPSANLKAFTAVEICHFAKISGQTPEQIMATLKDAGLDALPGGGAEILVQSVRDKICPGKETGEEWLDVHRAAHKLGIPTNATMLFGHIEKIEDRIAHMKMLRDLQDEAPGFFAFIPLVYHPEHNALHQIVPNITSEEDILRTVAVSRLFLDNFPHIKAYWIQMGIETAMKALHAGASDLDGTIIEEKITHAAGATVPVGMSPERMQDLIKKEGLVPVERDALYERFS, from the coding sequence ATGTCTCGTATTTCAGAACAAGAAGCTCTCGATTTATTTTTGAACGCACCACTCGATGAACTTTGCGCACGCGCCAACGCCGAAAAAGAAGCGCGCCACGGGAAGTCCGTTTACTGGGTGAACAACCGCCAAATCAACTACACGAACGTGTGCGTGCTGCACTGCAAATTCTGCGCATTTAGCCGCATCAAAAAAGATAGCCCGACCGCTTACGACTGGAATTACGAAACCATCCGCGACAAGGCTGCCGAAGCAATTAGCAAAGGCGCCCGCGAATTGCACATTGTTGGCGGACTCCATCCCGACCATCCGTTCGATTACTACATAGAGATGTTGCGCAAGCTCCGCAAGGAATTTCCGTCCGCCAACTTGAAGGCTTTTACCGCCGTTGAAATTTGCCACTTCGCCAAGATTTCTGGCCAGACGCCCGAACAGATTATGGCAACGCTCAAGGACGCAGGCCTTGACGCCCTCCCGGGCGGCGGCGCCGAGATTTTAGTACAAAGTGTACGCGACAAGATTTGCCCGGGCAAGGAAACTGGCGAAGAATGGCTCGACGTCCATCGCGCAGCCCACAAGCTCGGCATCCCGACAAACGCCACAATGCTATTCGGTCATATTGAAAAGATTGAAGACCGCATTGCGCACATGAAGATGCTCCGCGACCTGCAAGACGAAGCGCCGGGATTCTTCGCATTCATCCCGCTCGTGTACCACCCGGAACACAACGCGCTCCACCAGATTGTCCCGAACATCACAAGCGAAGAAGACATCCTCCGCACGGTCGCTGTTTCTCGTTTGTTCTTGGACAACTTCCCGCACATCAAGGCTTACTGGATCCAGATGGGAATCGAGACTGCCATGAAGGCTCTCCACGCCGGCGCATCGGATTTGGACGGTACGATTATCGAAGAGAAGATTACGCATGCCGCAGGCGCCACGGTTCCCGTGGGCATGAGTCCAGAACGCATGCAAGATCTCATCAAAAAAGAAGGCCTCGTTCCGGTGGAACGAGATGCCTTGTACGAAAGATTTTCTTAA
- the pgsA gene encoding CDP-diacylglycerol--glycerol-3-phosphate 3-phosphatidyltransferase: MTEPEKTSDVRLRSRIWSIMRALIFVCVIIFIWKDWTTMACSFVGIALIMGWVNLFQLKSQEIEKPYYRLWLNTIDGFLQFIVMTSIFFRDLIQNESAEKILGVGCAVLLGRLIAHTLFSLGVLREGKQLPRKRRWSKLANLSVTITMGVYLLNLENYQQIMMVISILLIAASTAAYAYWYYRDPAHRKPLSIASQLTMSRIVLTPFFLWVFFYDNDLDYSNNNIVFKVLSLVMVLGFMLTDFLDGKLARAMGEVSTLGKYLDPFSDKISNMTIFMCFIATGYAPVWMVALIYFRESSVETLRTLAASEGLVMPARRSGKWKTALQGIGIVAILLGAIDPVRALIPGFESIWHQFPIVVMGIITTITIVSGIDYFYASKHILKKFV, translated from the coding sequence ATGACAGAACCAGAAAAAACTTCTGATGTTCGTTTAAGGTCACGCATTTGGAGCATCATGCGTGCTCTCATCTTTGTCTGTGTCATAATCTTCATCTGGAAAGACTGGACCACGATGGCATGCTCCTTTGTGGGTATTGCGCTTATCATGGGTTGGGTCAACTTGTTCCAGCTCAAGAGCCAAGAAATTGAAAAGCCTTATTACCGACTTTGGCTCAACACCATCGATGGGTTTTTGCAGTTCATCGTGATGACTAGCATTTTCTTCCGCGACTTGATCCAGAACGAAAGTGCCGAAAAGATTCTCGGTGTCGGTTGCGCCGTCTTGCTTGGACGACTGATTGCCCACACGCTATTCTCGCTCGGAGTTCTCCGCGAAGGGAAGCAACTCCCCCGCAAGCGCCGCTGGAGCAAGCTTGCAAATCTTTCTGTCACAATTACGATGGGCGTATACTTGCTGAACTTGGAAAATTACCAACAAATTATGATGGTCATTTCCATTTTGCTCATTGCCGCCTCCACCGCCGCATACGCTTACTGGTACTACCGCGACCCCGCACACCGTAAGCCGCTTTCGATTGCAAGCCAGCTCACCATGAGCCGCATTGTACTCACGCCGTTTTTCCTTTGGGTGTTCTTCTACGATAACGATTTGGATTACAGCAACAACAACATCGTCTTTAAAGTGCTTTCGCTCGTGATGGTGCTCGGCTTTATGCTCACGGACTTTCTGGACGGCAAGCTCGCCCGCGCGATGGGCGAAGTCAGCACGCTCGGCAAGTACCTCGATCCGTTCAGCGACAAGATTTCGAACATGACGATTTTCATGTGCTTTATCGCTACAGGCTATGCGCCCGTGTGGATGGTCGCTCTGATTTACTTCCGCGAATCAAGTGTGGAAACGCTCAGAACGCTCGCCGCAAGCGAAGGCCTCGTGATGCCCGCACGTCGCAGTGGCAAGTGGAAAACCGCATTGCAAGGCATCGGCATTGTCGCGATTCTCCTTGGCGCCATTGACCCGGTTCGCGCATTGATTCCTGGATTTGAAAGCATCTGGCATCAGTTCCCGATTGTTGTGATGGGCATCATAACCACCATTACAATCGTGAGCGGAATTGATTATTTCTACGCAAGCAAGCACATTTTGAAAAAATTCGTATAG
- the recN gene encoding DNA repair protein RecN has translation MLKQLTINSFTLIAEASVPFHEGFTAITGETGAGKSVLMKALRMVCGDKSQASMVRTGEEKAVIEGTFDISNEPEVKQILAKLELDDDDELIIRREILENGKGRARVNGSVVSLSDLQELGESLIQMHGQSEQLLLRDIRTHAKMLDEYAGNNELLINYSKSYNAWNNVLAEIQKTEAHAKDLAQQKDFLKFQYDELSKAALRDGEEEELEEKVNVASKSEAEHNLLNEIQGLIGCDNGILEQVQNLQYKLRSLAQKIPHYEEDLNALVEVADPFEGICKDLQRLRPSKSMSPVEIDRANSRIATIQKLKRKYRTDVAGLIALTEQRKQELDSLENLDADLDELKRKADAHKAETYRLAASLTEKRKEAAQRFDSAVQEILHSLGMPKAKFFTSITEQDPTPNGADRIEFLLAPNPGEGEKSLQKAVSGGELSRVLLAIKSVMAELDKVPLLIFDEVDSGISGETGNSIGEALRNLGKHHQVLTITHLHQVASRAQNQLAVSKKEVDGRTFTSIIDLDKNGRIEEIARMLGGTSETVRTHAKQLLENNL, from the coding sequence ATGTTAAAGCAACTCACAATAAATAGCTTTACACTCATTGCCGAAGCAAGCGTCCCGTTCCATGAAGGTTTTACTGCAATCACGGGTGAAACTGGCGCCGGCAAGTCCGTCTTGATGAAAGCGCTCCGCATGGTCTGCGGAGACAAGTCGCAAGCGTCGATGGTCCGCACAGGCGAAGAAAAAGCGGTCATCGAAGGAACATTCGACATTTCGAATGAACCCGAGGTCAAACAAATTCTTGCAAAGTTGGAACTCGATGACGACGATGAACTCATCATCCGCCGCGAGATTCTTGAGAACGGCAAGGGACGTGCCCGCGTAAACGGCTCCGTCGTTAGCCTCTCGGATTTGCAGGAGCTTGGCGAATCGCTTATCCAGATGCACGGGCAGAGCGAACAGCTGTTATTGCGCGACATCCGCACGCATGCAAAAATGCTCGATGAATACGCGGGCAACAACGAACTGCTGATAAACTATTCAAAAAGCTACAACGCCTGGAACAACGTTCTCGCCGAAATTCAAAAGACCGAAGCACACGCAAAAGATCTGGCGCAGCAAAAAGACTTTTTGAAATTCCAGTACGACGAACTTTCAAAGGCGGCACTCCGCGATGGCGAAGAAGAAGAGCTTGAAGAAAAAGTCAACGTAGCAAGCAAGAGCGAAGCGGAACACAACCTGCTGAATGAAATTCAGGGTTTGATCGGTTGCGATAACGGCATTTTGGAACAGGTCCAGAACCTTCAGTACAAATTGCGTAGCCTTGCGCAAAAGATTCCGCATTACGAAGAAGACTTGAATGCACTCGTCGAAGTCGCGGACCCGTTCGAAGGAATTTGCAAGGACTTGCAGAGGCTCCGCCCATCAAAGTCCATGAGCCCCGTCGAAATTGACCGAGCCAATTCTCGAATTGCAACGATTCAAAAACTCAAGCGCAAGTACCGCACCGATGTGGCAGGGCTTATTGCGCTCACCGAACAACGTAAGCAGGAACTCGACAGTCTCGAGAATCTCGATGCCGACCTCGACGAGCTCAAGCGCAAAGCAGACGCCCACAAAGCAGAGACCTACCGCCTTGCGGCAAGTCTCACCGAGAAGCGTAAAGAAGCGGCACAGCGCTTTGACTCGGCCGTGCAAGAAATCTTGCACAGCCTCGGCATGCCGAAAGCCAAATTCTTTACGAGCATCACGGAGCAGGACCCGACACCAAACGGCGCAGACCGCATCGAATTCTTGCTCGCCCCGAACCCGGGCGAAGGCGAAAAGTCGTTGCAAAAGGCAGTCTCCGGCGGTGAACTCAGCCGTGTGCTGCTCGCCATCAAGAGCGTCATGGCAGAACTCGACAAGGTCCCGCTCCTAATTTTCGACGAAGTGGATTCCGGAATTTCTGGCGAAACGGGCAATAGCATTGGCGAAGCACTGCGCAATTTAGGCAAGCATCATCAGGTGCTCACCATCACCCACTTGCATCAAGTCGCAAGTCGAGCCCAAAATCAGCTCGCCGTGAGCAAGAAAGAAGTTGACGGAAGGACATTTACGTCCATTATTGACCTCGACAAGAACGGACGTATCGAAGAAATTGCTAGAATGTTAGGTGGGACCTCTGAAACGGTCCGTACCCATGCAAAGCAGCTGTTGGAGAATAATTTATGA
- the trmB gene encoding tRNA (guanine(46)-N(7))-methyltransferase TrmB: MAEEINNEILEEEKAPKEVVIPEFYRDLSQDPQMKALWHYVFRTNGDRKPIKTPDGKPHKLDFTWKDMFPNENGHIEVEIGSGKGNFMTDYAEKHPDYFIMGSEWDFTWAAFAHERMEKRGIVAQGNAAMLRGDVFYFLRDAVKDNTVDAFHMYFPDPWPKERHHKNRLLRPDFLDEVARCLKPGKRIFYWGTDHKEYNEIALETFDAYPTCKVLVRNTAEPTEGITTGFERKYRKEGRPIYRSIIEFEK; this comes from the coding sequence ATGGCAGAAGAAATCAACAACGAAATTTTAGAAGAAGAAAAGGCTCCGAAAGAAGTCGTGATTCCGGAGTTTTATCGAGACTTGAGTCAGGACCCGCAAATGAAGGCGCTGTGGCATTATGTGTTCCGCACGAATGGCGACCGCAAGCCCATCAAGACGCCGGACGGAAAGCCGCACAAGCTCGACTTCACCTGGAAAGACATGTTCCCGAACGAAAACGGACACATCGAAGTCGAAATCGGAAGTGGCAAGGGAAACTTCATGACGGACTACGCCGAAAAGCACCCGGACTACTTTATCATGGGTAGCGAATGGGACTTCACGTGGGCAGCCTTCGCACACGAACGCATGGAAAAGCGCGGTATCGTTGCTCAGGGCAATGCCGCCATGTTGCGCGGTGACGTTTTCTACTTCTTGCGCGACGCCGTGAAGGACAACACTGTCGATGCTTTCCACATGTACTTCCCGGACCCGTGGCCAAAGGAACGCCACCACAAGAACCGCTTGCTCCGCCCCGACTTTCTCGATGAAGTCGCCCGTTGCTTAAAGCCGGGCAAGCGCATTTTCTATTGGGGTACCGACCACAAAGAATACAACGAAATCGCTCTTGAAACATTCGATGCTTACCCGACTTGCAAGGTGCTTGTCCGCAATACGGCTGAGCCCACCGAAGGCATCACGACCGGCTTCGAACGCAAGTACCGCAAAGAAGGCAGACCTATTTATAGAAGTATTATTGAGTTTGAGAAATAG
- a CDS encoding MBL fold metallo-hydrolase, with protein MNENKYIHNALRQIHVDTPCSPISGFSISGLATYIQIPELDFCIDMGECPLSAIPLNHVFLTHAHGDHARCLMRHHSLRKMMGVERDSVYYMPECVSENAKAWIKAEALFEGVGEAKFRYPEIEPVTAGELQFLRYRKDLALEAFEVKHSIPAMGGTLYFYKKKLKDEFLGKTPAEIIELRKNGVEITREVYDPLVSFMGDCLGESLLDNSRVFQSKVLITECTFLDDGEEAMSKKKGHSHLKDIVHALNELDDEIKCEKIILSHFSMKYSERHIREMLDKAIPEKFKERIVAFI; from the coding sequence GTGAACGAAAACAAGTACATACACAACGCCCTGCGGCAGATTCACGTCGATACGCCCTGCTCGCCCATTTCCGGATTCTCGATTTCCGGCCTTGCGACGTACATACAGATTCCAGAACTCGATTTTTGCATTGACATGGGCGAATGCCCGCTCTCGGCGATTCCCCTGAACCACGTGTTCCTGACTCATGCGCACGGCGACCACGCGCGCTGCCTGATGCGTCACCACAGTTTGCGCAAGATGATGGGTGTTGAACGCGATAGCGTTTATTACATGCCCGAATGCGTGAGCGAAAATGCAAAAGCATGGATCAAGGCAGAAGCCTTGTTTGAAGGCGTTGGCGAAGCGAAATTCCGCTACCCGGAAATTGAACCCGTCACCGCAGGCGAATTGCAATTTTTGAGATACCGCAAGGACCTCGCGCTCGAAGCGTTCGAAGTCAAGCATTCCATCCCGGCGATGGGCGGCACGCTCTACTTTTACAAGAAAAAACTCAAGGACGAATTCCTCGGGAAAACGCCCGCCGAAATTATCGAACTCCGCAAAAACGGTGTCGAAATCACGCGTGAAGTTTACGACCCGCTCGTGAGCTTTATGGGCGATTGCCTTGGCGAAAGCTTGCTCGACAACAGTCGCGTTTTCCAGTCGAAGGTGCTGATTACGGAATGCACGTTCCTCGACGATGGCGAAGAAGCGATGAGCAAAAAGAAGGGCCACAGCCACTTGAAAGATATTGTGCACGCGCTCAATGAGCTTGATGACGAAATCAAGTGCGAAAAAATCATCTTGAGTCATTTCTCGATGAAGTATTCCGAAAGGCACATCCGCGAGATGCTTGATAAGGCAATTCCGGAGAAGTTCAAGGAGAGAATCGTAGCGTTTATCTAG
- a CDS encoding exodeoxyribonuclease III, with amino-acid sequence MKIYSWNVNGIRSVLKKGFEDWFSATDPDILCLQEVRAEKNQVSEIATREGYYTYWNACKRKKGYSGVAVYSKIEPDAVNYGFDIEEFDEEGRVLQLVFPDWVLNCIYFPNGGQGDDRLDYKLRFYDAFLENSKQWLADGKHVVTVGDYNTCHKEIDIARPKENENVSGFLPIERAWMDKYVENGFVDTFRTLHPDTRDAYSWWSNRFGARERNVGWRLDYGFVDAALMPNVVSSEILSNVMGSDHCPISLELEPPFAPIPISHD; translated from the coding sequence ATGAAGATCTACAGCTGGAACGTTAACGGTATCCGTTCTGTACTGAAAAAAGGCTTTGAGGATTGGTTCTCTGCAACTGATCCGGATATACTTTGCCTTCAGGAAGTCCGTGCCGAGAAAAACCAGGTATCTGAAATCGCAACCCGCGAAGGCTACTATACTTACTGGAACGCTTGCAAGCGCAAGAAAGGTTACAGTGGTGTAGCCGTCTATTCCAAAATTGAACCCGATGCGGTTAATTACGGATTTGACATCGAGGAATTCGATGAAGAAGGCCGTGTGCTCCAGCTGGTGTTCCCGGACTGGGTACTCAACTGCATTTATTTCCCGAATGGTGGCCAGGGCGATGATCGCCTGGATTACAAGCTGCGCTTCTACGATGCGTTCCTTGAAAATTCCAAGCAGTGGCTTGCGGATGGCAAGCATGTGGTGACTGTCGGTGACTACAATACCTGCCACAAGGAAATTGATATTGCCCGCCCCAAGGAAAACGAGAATGTGAGTGGCTTCTTGCCGATTGAACGCGCCTGGATGGACAAGTACGTTGAAAACGGCTTTGTCGATACGTTCCGCACGCTGCACCCGGATACTCGCGATGCTTATTCCTGGTGGTCGAACCGCTTTGGCGCCCGCGAACGCAATGTCGGTTGGCGTTTGGACTACGGCTTTGTCGATGCCGCTCTCATGCCGAATGTGGTGAGTTCCGAAATTTTAAGTAACGTAATGGGCTCGGACCATTGCCCAATCAGCTTGGAATTGGAACCGCCGTTTGCGCCGATTCCTATCAGTCACGATTAA
- a CDS encoding polyamine ABC transporter substrate-binding protein, translated as MRKIILLIAFFAAIAITACIQKQGADGSSEKTVSVMIYSEYIDPALLDDFRDKTGYKVKLELYEAQEEMISKLLMADSGKYDIIIASDVVILQMVHLGLISPIDTNKISNHINVAPQFLGQAYDPTNTYSLPYLWGTTGILFRGDKINPDSVSYSLLFDAKNTKGKFSLLNESRSMLSVALQAIGYNANSIKPEEINKAVDYILQAKKDPHFAGFEGSDIGKDKVISENYWAAIVFSGEAMDAIDADSTLQYAIPKEGSFMWVDAMTLSSKAKNPNGAYAFMNYILDAKIGAQLAKAINYATPNKASLEIMDEEFKNNRVINPNAQEIKRMVFLTDLGEAEKLFDEAWMIVKSH; from the coding sequence TTGAGAAAAATCATCCTACTCATAGCGTTTTTCGCGGCCATCGCAATAACAGCCTGCATCCAGAAGCAGGGGGCAGACGGCTCGTCCGAAAAAACAGTCTCGGTGATGATTTACAGCGAATACATTGACCCTGCTTTGCTCGATGACTTTAGGGACAAGACCGGCTACAAAGTAAAGCTAGAGCTCTATGAAGCTCAAGAAGAAATGATTTCCAAACTTCTGATGGCGGACTCCGGCAAATACGACATCATCATTGCGTCGGACGTCGTCATTCTGCAAATGGTGCATCTCGGTCTCATCTCTCCAATCGATACGAACAAAATTTCAAACCACATCAACGTAGCACCGCAGTTCCTCGGACAAGCATACGACCCGACAAACACTTACAGTCTCCCCTACCTCTGGGGTACGACGGGCATACTCTTCCGTGGGGATAAGATCAATCCCGACAGCGTAAGCTACTCGCTACTCTTTGACGCCAAGAACACCAAGGGAAAATTCAGCCTCCTCAACGAAAGTCGCTCCATGCTCAGCGTAGCCCTCCAGGCCATCGGGTACAACGCCAACAGCATCAAGCCCGAAGAAATCAACAAGGCCGTAGACTACATTTTGCAGGCGAAAAAGGACCCGCACTTTGCAGGCTTTGAAGGTTCCGACATAGGCAAGGACAAAGTAATTTCAGAAAATTACTGGGCCGCAATCGTATTCAGCGGTGAAGCCATGGACGCCATTGATGCCGATTCTACACTCCAGTACGCCATACCGAAAGAAGGAAGCTTCATGTGGGTAGATGCCATGACGCTTAGCAGCAAGGCAAAGAATCCCAATGGAGCTTACGCATTCATGAACTACATCCTCGACGCAAAAATCGGGGCGCAGCTCGCCAAAGCCATCAACTACGCTACACCGAACAAGGCGAGCCTTGAAATCATGGATGAAGAATTCAAAAACAACAGGGTCATCAATCCCAACGCCCAAGAAATCAAGCGCATGGTATTCCTCACCGACTTGGGCGAGGCAGAGAAGTTATTTGACGAAGCCTGGATGATTGTCAAGTCACATTAA
- a CDS encoding porin family protein yields MLKKIILAAMAMAIAVYAQANIKIGAHAAGSAGTVWGDNTDLLEVGWGPGFNVGADAKFVFNPAFSLLTGIEFDYRRVSWDFGGFMKKIASPFMTSEYGYSSKYDQMMNLMFNMNITFSFLYVEVPVIARFNPAPNFYVDAGVVVGVNVISSATMKVDTFGLEDTEDVPDEAKNAADISAIAGVGYSVTENIDINFRAVFGFTDMIDFKKFSDSVDSETKESTTSSMGLNSSNSSYSADIGFKNMRFMLGATFWFI; encoded by the coding sequence ATGCTAAAAAAGATTATCTTGGCTGCAATGGCTATGGCTATAGCCGTTTATGCTCAAGCTAACATTAAAATTGGTGCTCATGCCGCAGGTAGTGCCGGTACGGTTTGGGGCGATAATACGGACTTGCTTGAAGTTGGCTGGGGGCCTGGTTTCAATGTCGGTGCTGATGCGAAATTTGTATTTAATCCTGCTTTTTCATTGCTTACAGGGATTGAATTTGACTATCGCCGAGTTTCTTGGGATTTCGGCGGTTTTATGAAGAAAATCGCCAGTCCTTTTATGACTAGCGAATATGGGTATAGTTCAAAATACGATCAAATGATGAACTTGATGTTTAATATGAATATCACGTTCTCGTTCCTTTATGTTGAAGTTCCTGTTATAGCTCGCTTTAACCCGGCCCCGAACTTTTATGTGGATGCAGGTGTTGTTGTAGGTGTTAACGTGATTTCTAGTGCAACGATGAAGGTTGATACGTTTGGCTTGGAGGACACAGAAGATGTTCCTGACGAGGCAAAAAACGCAGCTGATATTAGCGCTATTGCGGGTGTCGGATATTCCGTTACAGAAAATATTGATATCAACTTCCGCGCCGTGTTTGGCTTTACTGATATGATTGATTTCAAAAAGTTCTCCGATTCTGTAGATTCAGAAACAAAAGAGAGTACGACCAGCTCCATGGGACTCAATTCCAGTAACAGCAGCTATTCTGCGGACATCGGTTTCAAGAACATGCGCTTTATGCTGGGTGCAACGTTCTGGTTCATCTAA
- a CDS encoding pyridoxal phosphate-dependent aminotransferase produces the protein MRRRLLSEGAKELSYEIREIVKKANQLKALGLPIHWENIGDPIEKKCQVPDWIKDIVVDLVRTNRSYGYCPSKGMLETREFLVKENNKLGGAQINVDDILFFNGLGDAIATIYGLLSMNTRIIGPAPAYSTHSSAEAAHAHTAPITYRLQPENHWYPDLEELENKVKYNPSIAGILILNPDNPTGMVYPLDILQKIVDIAKRYGLFIICDEIYNKITYNGAHAYALAEYIGDVPGIALKGISKEYPWPGARCGWAEYYNRDKDEQFDAFCRAIDNAKMVEVCSTTLPQMTIPRVLGDKRFMEHRKALNEKIGRRSAIINEILSDIPELYFNPTYGAFYNTIIFREGTLNNHQTLKIDNPIIKKKVEEWCSKTTNLDYRFVYYLLGAKGICVVPSTSFCTDLKGFRVTLLEEDEDELRSVFTTIHDAIIEYLHS, from the coding sequence ATGCGTAGAAGATTGTTGAGCGAAGGTGCTAAGGAACTTTCTTACGAAATCCGCGAGATCGTGAAGAAGGCGAACCAGCTCAAGGCACTCGGCTTGCCAATCCATTGGGAAAACATCGGCGACCCGATTGAAAAGAAATGCCAGGTTCCCGACTGGATCAAGGACATTGTTGTGGACCTCGTCCGCACAAACCGCAGCTACGGCTACTGCCCCTCCAAGGGCATGCTCGAGACCCGCGAATTCCTGGTAAAAGAGAACAACAAGCTCGGCGGTGCACAGATCAACGTCGATGACATCCTGTTCTTCAACGGCCTCGGTGACGCCATCGCCACCATCTATGGCCTGCTCTCGATGAACACCCGTATCATCGGACCGGCCCCGGCCTACTCTACGCATAGCTCTGCCGAAGCCGCCCATGCTCACACGGCACCGATTACCTACCGTCTGCAGCCGGAAAACCACTGGTACCCGGACCTCGAAGAACTCGAGAACAAGGTGAAGTACAACCCGAGCATCGCGGGCATCTTGATTTTGAACCCGGACAATCCGACCGGCATGGTCTACCCGCTTGACATTCTCCAGAAGATTGTTGACATTGCCAAGCGCTACGGCCTCTTCATCATCTGCGACGAAATCTACAACAAGATTACGTACAATGGCGCCCACGCATACGCGCTCGCCGAATACATCGGCGATGTTCCGGGCATTGCGCTCAAGGGCATTTCCAAGGAATACCCATGGCCGGGCGCTCGTTGCGGCTGGGCTGAATACTACAACCGCGACAAGGACGAACAGTTTGACGCCTTCTGCCGCGCTATCGACAACGCAAAGATGGTGGAAGTCTGCTCGACGACGCTCCCGCAGATGACGATTCCACGCGTTCTCGGCGACAAGCGTTTTATGGAACACCGCAAGGCATTGAACGAAAAGATTGGCCGCAGGAGCGCCATCATCAATGAAATTCTCTCCGACATTCCGGAGCTGTATTTTAACCCGACTTACGGCGCATTCTACAACACCATCATCTTCCGTGAAGGCACCCTCAACAACCACCAGACGCTGAAGATCGACAATCCGATTATCAAGAAAAAAGTCGAAGAATGGTGCAGCAAGACGACGAATCTCGACTACCGCTTCGTGTACTACCTCTTGGGTGCAAAGGGCATCTGCGTTGTGCCGAGCACGAGCTTCTGCACGGACCTCAAGGGCTTCCGCGTGACGCTTTTGGAAGAAGACGAAGACGAACTCCGCAGCGTGTTCACCACGATTCACGATGCGATTATTGAATACTTGCATTCGTAA